The Miscanthus floridulus cultivar M001 chromosome 7, ASM1932011v1, whole genome shotgun sequence genome includes a region encoding these proteins:
- the LOC136465484 gene encoding uncharacterized protein, producing the protein MQERRRQGLCYNCDEQYVRGHVCPSLFFLEADDFLNDDVEGAADDAAAALPEEAAAVADAHAHALVVSVHALAGIRTFHTMLLPVTIKGERLLALLDIGSTHTFLQCAAMRRLGLAPQGGDQLRVTVANGERVPCEGIARDVPVNIYGAPFSITCVGLALGCFDFILGVDFLGTLGPLTWDFEGLTMSFLHEGRHITWRCVGTPGAPSQQRSLAAVASDLHHPLLDELLIQHDAVFDTLRGLPPARPYDHRIHLLPGTAQVAVQPYRYPQLQKDELER; encoded by the coding sequence ATGCAGGAACGCCGTCGTCAGGGCCTTTGCTACAACTGCGACGAGCAGTACGTGCGTGGGCACGTTTGCCCCAGCCTGTTCTTCCTGGAGGCAGATGACTTCCTCAACGACGACGTGGAGGGCGCCGCCGACGACGCGGCCGCGGCCTTGCCCGAAGAAGCCGCCGCCGTAGCGGATGCTCACGCTCACGCTCTTGTGGTTTCTGTACACGCTCTTGCAGGCATCAGGACGTTCCACACTATGCTCCTGCCCGTGACAATCAAGGGCGAGCGCCTCCTCGCCCTCCTGGACATCGGATCCACCCACACTTTCCTCCAGTGCGCAGCCATGCGGCGCCTTGGTCTCGCTCCTCAGGGGGGTGACCAGCTTCGTGTTACGGTGGCCAATGGCGAGCGCGTGCCCTGTGAAGGCATCGCACGCGACGTGCCCGTCAACATCTATGGGGCACCTTTCTCCATCACCTGCGTCGGCCTCGCGCTCGGCTGTTTCGACTTCATCCTCGGTGTCGACTTCCTTGGCACGCTGGGCCCCCTCACCTGGGACTTCGAGGGGCTCACCATGTCCTTCCTACATGAGGGCCGCCACATCACATGGCGATGTGTGGGCACCCCGGGTGCGCCCTCCCAGCAGCGGTCGCTGGCAGCGGTCGCTTCGGACCTGCACCACCCGCTACTGGACGAGCTCCTCATTCAGCACGATGCCGTCTTCGACACACTACGTGGCCTTCCACCAGCCCGCCCCTACGACCACCGCATACACCTGCTGCCCGGGACCGCGCAGGTGGCAGTGCAGCCGTACCGGTACCCTCAGTTGCAGAAGGACGAGCTCGAGCGGTAG